CCCAGAAGCACATCTTTGTCGCCCCGTGGTAGGCAGCGATCTGTTTCTCCTAGGAGGCGTTCTCCATCCCCTTCCAGGCATTCCCTTTCTTTTGAGAGACGGCAAAGATCAACACGACGTTCAACTTCACCTAGACGTTCTGTTTCCCCCCGAAGGCATTCTCCAAGACATGCTCCTTTAGCATCTAGGCGGAGGTCACCGTATTCTAGGAGATCACCTTCAGTACCGAGATCCCCATCACCTCGCCGAAGATTTCATAGTAGGAGAATATCTCCACCTTCTGGGCGACGCGGATCACTATCTCCCCATCGTCATCGTTCTCCAGCTCGTGCACTTAGGCGATCACCATCTCCTGCACGCCGCAGATCACCCGCTCGACACCGATTTCCAGCAGACAGACACTGGTCCCCATCTGCAGGAAGACGCAGACCACGGTCCCCATCTCCAGTAAGACGCAGGCCAAGGTCCCCATCTCCAGGAAGACGCAGGCCAAGGTCCCCATCTCCTGGAAGACGCAGGCTACGGTCTCCAGCAAGACGGCGGTCCCCATCACCTCCCCGCTCACCGCAGTTGAGGTCACCCAAACGCCAGAGGAATTCCCCAATTTCCATAAAAACTCTTCCTGGAAATCGCCGAGCCTCTCCACAACGAAGGAGGTAATGCAGCTCTCCTGTTTTCTTTGTACCCAATAACGTCATGCTGCATGTAATACCGTTAAATTTAAATATACTTGTCTTGATACTTTCAGGAGTACTAGTCCATACAGCAGGAGTCCAAATCCTCCTCCTAGGAGTTTGAATAGAGACAACAAGAAGGGAACAAATGGTGTTCCCTCTAAAGATGGAGATATGCCTCAAAGGTAATTCGCATGAAGTAGATGCAGGCATATTTTGTTGGTAATTTATATTCTGGTAAGTCGTTGTCTGACTTATATTATCTCCTCAGGAACCAAGAAAGGAGATCATATGCTGATGATGGGAATGACAGAGAAATGAGCGATCATCGTTCTCCAGGCTCTGAACACCATAGGTCCACAAAATCCTTGAGGTCTCCTACCAACAATTCAGAAAGAGTCTCCACAGATGATAAGTATGTATTTGTATACATCTGTTATATTCTTGTTTTCCACATGATGGTGCCTAAACTTGGATGTTAATTGTCTCACCATCTTTTTGGCAGTCCTAAGAAAACCAGGAAACATTTACCCAGTCAGGACATCACAGATGCCAGtggagacgaggaagaaggcagTCGCGCAAGGTTGGGCTTCTTTCTCACATGTCTTGTGCTAAAAAATTATTTACTTCACGTTCACTATGTATTCATTGTATACTTTTTACATTCAGAGAGAATGCACGGAAAGCCAATTCGTCGCGCAGGAAATTAAAGGATTTCTCAGCTGATCCTGAACTAAACAAAGTCCATGATGATAGCTTAGGCCTGGGAGAAAAATCACCCTCAAGGTCACAGCAGGAGTAAGTTTCTTTATGTAGTTCtctgcttaaaactgcttgtagttttcttaaaaaaaattgcagctaaGGTCATGCTTGCGTAGTTTCTTTGGATTAAGAAAACATTCTTGTTATTAGGAAAAATCACCATAATTTACTGGCTATGTTTCCAGCATGTTTTTAGTTTTCTTATTCAAACTCTATTACTAGGAAAAATCACCACAATTGATCCTTTGTCATAATTTACCAAAAAGCATGCCGTAAAACTTTTGATTGAGAAGTTTATCCTGTATAAGAAACCGTAGTGCACACTATGAGTGATGAATTGCTGATGATGGTGGTGATTGTTATGGACAAATTTGCAACCTAATAATTATGATGCCAACTGGCAGGCTTGCAACCTAGGGAATAATCTTGGTGGAGTGAACGGATGAtcaccaactcagatctttataagatTAAAGATTAAAGATAGAACGGGTGGCAACTACTGTGGTTTGCTAGCCACCTAGGGAATAATCTTGGTGGAGTGAAcggacgaccaccaactcagatctttataagagtatatatatatatatatatatatatatatatatatatatatatatatatatatatatatatatatatatatatatatatatatatatatatatatatatatatatatatatatatataaattgaAAACACCATCTTTCCGTAGCATGACatgcatcttttctttctgtgtcAAACTAACAGTTTTCCCTCCTTTCCCATTGTAGTGGCAAGGACATCCACAGCAAACATGACAATCAACTATCAGATTCATCAGAAGATGGGCGTGGCAGTGGAAGAAAGAAACGCCAGTTTGATTCTCCTGATGATTCCCTTGTGAAACAGCAGTCCCCTAGTAGAGCTGGAATGGATGAGACTAACAACGAGCATGCCATAGGTTCTCATGGCACTGTCGCAGAAAAGAATTATTTGGTTAAAGTTGATGAAGCTTCCCAATCAGATGGTGGAAGCCCTCTTCAAAAAGCTAAGAAAAGTAGCAATCATATTGATTATCGCAGTTCAGGCTCAGAAGAATCTGAAAAACACAGATCCCAGTCTGAGAAGCGAAGGCATAAGAAGAGTCACAAGCATAAGAGGCATCATGATGATAGTTCCGAGTCAGATTCTGAGTCAGATGACAAGGAGtccaagaggaggaggagagaagaaaagCGGCTGCGGAAAGAGGAAAGGCGCCTTAGGCGTGATGAACGCCACCGCAGAAGGGCAGACCGTCATGCCAGTAAGCAAAAAATGAATTATCTTGGCACTCCGCCTTCAGATCTTGAGAAGGATCGTGAACCTGGCTCAGATGCTGATGCAAGGAAGAAAGGTTCGTACACCAGCAGAGAAGAATCTGACCCCAAGAAACTTGAAGTCGAGCTTCGACAGAGGGCCCTTGAATCTCTCAgtgcaaaaaaattgaagcatGTTGTTACTCCATCCCCAGACGAGAAGGATCGTGAACCAAATTCAGATGCAGATGTTCGGAAAGAAGTTTCATACACTGGCTGAGAAGAATCATCAAAACAAGCTTGAAGTTGAGCTTTGGGAGAAGCCTCTGAATCTCTTTAGACCAAAGACAGCCGTCAATCACTAGGCTGAGGAATTTCTCGCAATGCATTTACACATTTCTATTTTTTCAAGTGCGTATCTTATGTTATTGAAGTGTGCTTATATGGTACCTGTTTAATGTTCTGTATGTTTATTTGACAGTTGATCTGAGTAATTGACGATTCCTGAGCTGTTTCCTTGTTGCAGCTGCTTTCAGGCTTAGCTTCTTTTATCTGGTAACGTTTGCTTTTACATGTTGTCTGAACCATAACCCTGGAAAAGAAATATTTGTGTTATTTGATGTAGTGCCCCTATTTCCTTTATTCCAAATTGGGTGATCTAGTTCTAACTTGTGAAGAGTTCACCATTAGTCAGTTTTTCAGATGATATACATCAGACAGTTTGTTGAAAAGATTATCTTATCTATATGGTAGTGTCAGCTAAATTGTGTTGTCTGGTAGATTAGGTATGCACCATGCAATGGAATACCTGGTATTGGATCGAGCCAAAGTTCTCAGCAAAAGTTAGCTTGCATGAACTTGCGTTGTACTGGAACATGCTTATTTAGCTGAGCCACTGTGCAGTTCATTAGTGCAAACTGTATTGTTTTTATTCTTTCTAGAATACCAAACTGTATCGTTTTGTTGATTTGAATTTGGATTATTGGCAGATTAGCGCCATGTGAACAAGCTTTTGTATGTACCCAGAGATTTAATCCACACCTCAGCAACAAGCCAACAGCCAAGTTGGTAACTCCTATGATACTTGTGAAACTCTTCTAAATGCTCCTGTTTCgtttggttgctgctgcttagAATGAGGTTTGTGCAATACTTCATTTATAATATATGTAGCTAGGTTCTGATGAAGCAAGTAGacattcttttctttgaagCTTGCATGCTGATTAGGTGCCATTCTGCTAAATTCACACGGAATCCTCACAAGCTTACTTTTACTGTGAAGTTGTCCTTTTCTAATATGTGGCTCCAACATGGAACCTTCGGTTATGTTCTGAATTCAAATAATATATTGGCGTATCACGCTTGGTGTGAAGAACATAATGCACGCCTCAGGAGCATTTGAAAGCATTCAGATGCATGTCTTGAGCAAAACTTATTGCATGTTCTTTCTGACAGGGGATGGCTGCATATGAGCTgctccatccgtcccatattaagtgacatttctattacatgtatctagacgtttttaggtatagatacatccatattggGGCAAagttgagtcacttaatatgagacggatggagtacCATTTATTTCCCATTTTACATTATGCTGATTTTTGCTTGATTTCCATCCtatttcttctgttctttcatgtgtttttgtttatttGGAGAAAAGTGTGTGTTCTTTAgtctttattttttatatggaTGGTTGACCTTTGTGCCAGTCAGTAGTCCTTTTCCATGCATTTAGCATCGTCTTGATCTATAGTTACCGGGATTTGTTGTTCTGGAGCAATTTCATTTGACAGTCTGACACAGCGACTCCGGCTTTAATTTGTTCAATGGTTTGCCGCCATACCAGGTCACTAGACTATCTAGGCTACTACTACTGCAAATAGATTGCTGATCAAGACGCATTTACTGCTAATACGACAGTATGGAACCGTGTTATGACTGACGAGGTGAATGAACAAGATTGAAATGTCAGTATATAGCCCGACAATCTCACTAGCTATATAATGTTTCTTGTCTTTGTTTATAAGAGAAATATCATCTTTCAGCAGTACATGACGATCGACTTGTGAGGTCCGATTATTGGCTGTAGTTTAAATTCACAGTACTAGTACTATTACCGGTGCCAATCGTACACGATAACACGACCACATTTCTAGATGTCCATTAGTTCGTTGCTTAACCAGTCAGTCAGCCTGCCCTTATCGGCAGCTCTCATTTTCATCCCTATCTTTCCAGACTCATAATCTGTGTTGTTATTAGTCCCttcgttccatattaagtgccgaaatattacatgtatctagacgctttttagttatagatacattcatatttggacaaatttgagtcatgaagggagtacaaattttgCAATATCCACTTTACGTTAGTCGCGATCCATGCTTTAATCCCTACTTTCTCACATCTTGCAGCCTCCTATTTGCTTACCAATTGTTGAGTTAGCTTCTGCCGTAATCTTACTACTTTCTGCACTAGTCACCCGGTTGCTTGTAGTTCAAGACCGCTTTAATTTGAGCTTTGCAGCTGACAGGCTCATGTTGGGTGAGCATTCTTATAACAGGGTATCGAATTAGACCCCAATTTCGACACCCGGTTGCGCTCGTCGGCCGCCGCGTTGTCAATTCTCAGGCTGGCCGGGACTTTGGACCAGACCAGATCGTCGGTTGTTGGGCGGAAAAGGGTCCCAAAAGCTCGATGCTCTGATCGGTCACCGTCTCGCGCCCCGGAAGTCGCGCAACTTGCCCCTCCTGCGACGCACGTAACTTGCAACGTGTGGGTTATGCTTTGGCCCCGGCGGATGAGCGCCATCgttgtccttgttttcttctagGGCAAGTTGGTTAGACCTAGAGCAGCACCTTCAATTCCTTTTTTCGGAAGTTAGGGCAGGTTAGACTTTTGTATATTATTAAGTCGAATCGCATGATGCGGCTGGGAGCCAAATTCCTCGCGGCAACACAGTCGAGTCCTTCGCTAGGCTGGCCATTTTGCGTCCGCGAGACATGCATGGACCTACTATGTCGTGTAGGGTATGTTTGGATAAAGTCCGTATTTCTTTCATGCTTGGACATTTATATCGGATCCTGCAGCAGCGATTGGCTTGCGCGGCGGAGTGAGTAACTGAGTAGTCGTACCATCTAGCTAGGTCGCCGGTCCAAAAAAGCTTGGACGCGTTCTGGCGGTCCCAATCATGGACGCAGGCGGCTGGCGAGGCAGAAAATCGCCGCTGCAAActgacatgcatgcacggcaCCGTGCACACGGGTCCACTCTACCCTAGCGCAGCGTAGCCAAACAGTCCACCGCTTGAATGCCGCGACTGCTTCCACGTGGGCAGGTTGGGCGGTGCACGGCCATGCCCACGTGCGATATCGACGGCCCCATTTACCCATGGGCGCGCACCAGCAACGGCCCAAATCGCCCCCTCGCGGCACGGCCGCCGTCCCACCCTCGCACGCCCGTTAAACGCCGCCGCACTCCGCAATCATTTAACACCGCGCGCCCACGGCGATCGATGCGTGGCATGGCACGCACAACACAAGCTGAGCTAGGAACGT
This is a stretch of genomic DNA from Brachypodium distachyon strain Bd21 chromosome 1, Brachypodium_distachyon_v3.0, whole genome shotgun sequence. It encodes these proteins:
- the LOC100836380 gene encoding serine/arginine repetitive matrix protein 1: MSGGFFRGTSADQDTRFSNKHAKLLKTQKFASELDHQVDMSKVKMDVMKPWIATRVTELLGFEDEVLINFIYGLLDVKEVDGKHIQIQLTGFMEKNTVKFMKELWSLLLSAQQNASGVPQQFLDAKEAEIKQRKAEEDRIAQEIQKKREKDGRGTEVDKRKVMDGDTSNPRFYGDSLGSALNNPIVDAEKEKELDSKYSSRTKSREHRRPRSTSLSPRGRQRSVSPRRRSPSPSRHSLSFERRQRSTRRSTSPRRSVSPRRHSPRHAPLASRRRSPYSRRSPSVPRSPSPRRRFHSRRISPPSGRRGSLSPHRHRSPARALRRSPSPARRRSPARHRFPADRHWSPSAGRRRPRSPSPVRRRPRSPSPGRRRPRSPSPGRRRLRSPARRRSPSPPRSPQLRSPKRQRNSPISIKTLPGNRRASPQRRRSTSPYSRSPNPPPRSLNRDNKKGTNGVPSKDGDMPQRNQERRSYADDGNDREMSDHRSPGSEHHRSTKSLRSPTNNSERVSTDDNPKKTRKHLPSQDITDASGDEEEGSRARENARKANSSRRKLKDFSADPELNKVHDDSLGLGEKSPSRSQQDGKDIHSKHDNQLSDSSEDGRGSGRKKRQFDSPDDSLVKQQSPSRAGMDETNNEHAIGSHGTVAEKNYLVKVDEASQSDGGSPLQKAKKSSNHIDYRSSGSEESEKHRSQSEKRRHKKSHKHKRHHDDSSESDSESDDKESKRRRREEKRLRKEERRLRRDERHRRRADRHASKQKMNYLGTPPSDLEKDREPGSDADARKKGSYTSREESDPKKLEVELRQRALESLSAKKLKHVVTPSPDEKDREPNSDADVRKEVSYTG